In Leptolyngbya sp. O-77, the genomic window CCATCGACAGCGCATCGTCTAACTCGGCTCCATCGCTGACCTCCACTTTGAGCAGCCAGGCCGTACCGTAGGGGTCGTCGGCAAGCTGCTCTGGCGCGTCGAGCAGGGGGTCGTTGCGCTCGATCACCTTGCCAGAGAGGGGCGCTTTCAGGTCTTCGACGGCCTTAACCGATTCCACCGTGCCAAAGGTTTCGCCCTTTTCTAGCGCATCGCCAACTTCGGGCAGTTCTAAAAACACGATGTCGCCAAGCTGGTCAACGGCAAAGGCTGTGATGCCTATTGTGGCGGTGTCTCCATCCAGGCGGATGTACTCGTGAGAATCTGTGTATTTCAGATCTTCGGGATATTCCAGGCTCATAGGTTGGGGCGCAATGAGGCGTACAGGAAAAGATTACCGTAATTTTTGCCGATGGTCGGCCTGATTTCTAACGTGGCTTAGCGCTTATAAAAGGGACGCTTGACGATGGTAGCGGGATAGCTTTTGCTGCGAATTTCGACTTCTAGGATTTGGCCGACTTTTGCAAGATCGGTGAGGACATAGGCCATGGCGACTGGATAACCAAGCGTGGGCGAGAGCGTGCCGCTGGTGACTTTGCCAATAGGTTCGCCGCTGTGCAGCACGGGATAGTCGTGGCGGGCGATGTTGCGGCCTGTGAGCTGCAAGCCGACGAGCCTGCGGGAAACGCCGTCTTGCTTTTG contains:
- the gcvH gene encoding glycine cleavage system protein GcvH, yielding MSLEYPEDLKYTDSHEYIRLDGDTATIGITAFAVDQLGDIVFLELPEVGDALEKGETFGTVESVKAVEDLKAPLSGKVIERNDPLLDAPEQLADDPYGTAWLLKVEVSDGAELDDALSMEEYVALVEGEEG